From one Streptococcus pneumoniae genomic stretch:
- the rpsD gene encoding 30S ribosomal protein S4: protein MSRYTGPSWKQARRLGLSLTGTGKELARRNYVPGQHGPNNRSKLSEYGLQLAEKQKLRFTYGVGEKQFRNLFVQATKIKGGILGFNFMLLLERRLDNVVYRLGLATTRRQARQFVNHGHILVDGKRVDIPSYRVEVGQVISVREKSMKVPAILEAVEATLGRPAFVSFDADKLEGSLTRLPERDEINPEINEALVVEFYNKML, encoded by the coding sequence ATGTCACGTTATACAGGACCATCTTGGAAACAAGCTCGTCGTCTTGGTTTGTCACTTACAGGTACAGGTAAAGAGCTTGCTCGTCGTAACTATGTACCAGGTCAACATGGACCAAACAACCGTAGCAAATTGTCAGAATACGGTTTGCAATTGGCTGAAAAACAAAAACTTCGTTTCACTTACGGTGTAGGTGAGAAACAATTCCGTAACTTGTTCGTACAAGCTACAAAAATCAAAGGCGGAATCCTTGGTTTCAACTTCATGCTTCTTCTTGAGCGTCGTTTGGATAACGTTGTTTACCGTCTTGGTCTTGCAACTACTCGTCGTCAAGCACGTCAATTTGTAAACCACGGTCACATCCTTGTTGACGGAAAACGCGTTGACATCCCTAGCTACCGTGTTGAAGTTGGTCAAGTGATTTCAGTTCGTGAGAAATCAATGAAAGTTCCTGCAATTCTTGAAGCTGTTGAAGCAACTCTTGGACGTCCAGCATTCGTATCATTCGATGCTGATAAACTTGAAGGATCATTGACTCGCCTTCCAGAACGCGACGAAATCAACCCAGAAATTAACGAAGCACTTGTCGTTGAATTCTACAACAAAATGCTTTAA
- a CDS encoding ABC transporter substrate-binding protein: protein MKRKWMMLAALSLLLVACGKGNQRSEGEKIDFILDWTPNTNHTGLYVAQEKGYFKEAGVDVDIKLPPEDSSSDLVINGKAPFAISFQDSMAKKLEKGAEMTAVAAIVEHNTSGIISKSSAGITNPKDLVEKTYGTWNDPIELAMVETLVKDQGGDVEKVKKVPNTDSNSITPIENGSFDAAWIYYGWDGILAKSQGIETNFFYMTDYAKELDYYSPVIIANNTYLKEHKEEARGVIQAIKKGYQYAMEHPKEAADILIKHAPALEKERAFVEESQAYLSQHYAEKKETWGRFDAKRWNAFYDWAEKNGVLEKNLENTGFTNEFVE, encoded by the coding sequence ATGAAACGAAAATGGATGATGTTAGCAGCTCTTTCTTTGCTTTTAGTGGCGTGTGGCAAGGGAAATCAGAGGAGTGAAGGTGAAAAAATTGATTTTATCTTAGATTGGACACCAAATACCAATCATACTGGCTTATATGTGGCACAGGAAAAGGGGTATTTTAAAGAGGCTGGTGTGGATGTGGATATTAAGTTGCCTCCAGAGGATAGCTCGTCTGATCTGGTCATCAATGGCAAGGCACCGTTTGCCATTTCTTTCCAAGATTCTATGGCTAAGAAATTGGAAAAAGGAGCGGAAATGACAGCAGTAGCAGCTATTGTCGAGCACAATACGTCGGGAATTATCTCAAAAAGCTCGGCAGGTATTACTAATCCTAAAGACTTGGTTGAAAAAACATACGGTACTTGGAATGACCCAATTGAGCTTGCGATGGTGGAAACCTTGGTCAAGGATCAAGGTGGAGATGTTGAGAAGGTCAAAAAAGTGCCCAATACGGATTCTAATTCTATTACGCCGATAGAAAATGGTAGTTTTGATGCGGCTTGGATCTACTATGGCTGGGATGGAATACTTGCTAAATCGCAAGGGATAGAAACCAATTTCTTTTATATGACAGATTATGCTAAGGAGTTGGATTATTATTCGCCGGTGATTATTGCCAATAACACCTATTTGAAAGAGCATAAAGAGGAAGCGCGTGGAGTGATTCAGGCGATAAAAAAAGGCTACCAATACGCTATGGAGCATCCTAAAGAAGCGGCGGATATTCTCATCAAGCATGCACCAGCTCTTGAAAAAGAGCGTGCTTTTGTCGAAGAATCCCAAGCTTATCTGTCTCAGCATTATGCAGAAAAGAAGGAAACATGGGGAAGATTTGACGCTAAACGTTGGAATGCTTTTTACGATTGGGCAGAGAAAAACGGAGTATTGGAAAAGAATTTGGAGAATACCGGTTTTACCAATGAATTTGTGGAGTAG
- a CDS encoding ABC transporter ATP-binding protein — protein MRLRVANLSHDYGKEMILRNINLEVAAGEIVAILGPSGVGKTTLFNLIAGILDVKNGEISLDGERNPKGKVSYMLQKDLLLEHKTVLGNVSLPLRIKGVKKELAEERALELLKEFGLADVKSSYPHELSGGMRQRIALLRTYLFGPSFFLLDEPFSALDELTKAELHAWYLNIHQSLGLTSLLITHSLDEALTLSNRIYLLNHRPGEIVKEIKLHWADTEDKEVQKLAYKKEILDCLAKV, from the coding sequence ATGAGATTACGAGTAGCCAATCTAAGCCATGATTATGGCAAAGAGATGATTTTACGAAATATTAACCTAGAGGTTGCAGCAGGGGAAATTGTTGCTATTTTAGGTCCGAGTGGTGTCGGAAAGACCACCCTGTTTAACCTAATTGCAGGGATTTTGGATGTTAAAAATGGGGAAATTAGCTTGGATGGAGAGCGCAATCCTAAGGGAAAAGTGAGCTATATGCTCCAAAAAGATTTGTTACTGGAGCATAAGACGGTTTTAGGAAATGTCAGTCTACCCTTGCGCATAAAAGGGGTAAAGAAAGAGTTGGCAGAAGAGCGAGCTTTGGAGCTTTTAAAAGAGTTTGGCTTGGCAGATGTGAAATCATCTTACCCACATGAATTAAGCGGGGGGATGCGGCAACGAATCGCACTCCTTAGAACTTATTTATTTGGTCCATCCTTCTTTTTGCTCGATGAGCCTTTTAGTGCCTTGGATGAGTTGACCAAGGCAGAATTGCACGCTTGGTACTTGAATATTCACCAAAGTCTTGGTCTGACTAGCCTTCTAATCACGCATAGTCTCGATGAAGCCTTAACGCTTAGCAATCGAATTTATCTGCTCAATCACCGTCCAGGTGAAATTGTCAAAGAGATAAAGTTGCATTGGGCAGATACGGAAGATAAAGAAGTACAAAAACTAGCCTATAAGAAAGAAATCTTAGATTGCCTAGCAAAAGTGTAG